GGTGCCAATTAATAAAAAATATCCGTTGAAAGAACTGATTGCGGCAGCCCAGCGTTATATTGCTAAAGATGGCAATGAAAGTGCACGTAAGCATGTGACCATTGAGTACGTGATGCTGGAAGGGGTGAATGATCAGCCTGAGCATGCCCAGCAGCTGATTAAATTGTTAAAAAATTTACCAAGTAAAATTAACCTGATTCCGTTTAACCCGTTCCCGCACGCACCTTATGGGCGTTCAAGCCGCAACCGGATTATTTCTTTCCAAAAAACTTTGTCTGATGCCGGATTTGTGTGTACGATTCGTCAAACGCGTGGTGACGATATTGATGCCGCTTGTGGGCAGCTTGTTGGTCAGGTGGCTGATCGTACCCGCCGAGCTGAGCAATGGAAAAAGAAAGTTGCGCAGCGTAACGAAATTATGCGATCACAAGGATAATAAAACCGAGGAAAAACCAATTGAGAAAGCCTGCGTATAAGTCAGTTGTAATATTTACAGTGTGTATGTCGGCATTCATTGCACAAGGTTGCCAGACCCATACTCCGGGTATGAGTAAAGACCCGGAGAAATCGGTTAAGGTGCGTACTCAATTGGCTGCTGAATATATCCGCAAAGGTGATCTGGATGCAGCAAAACGCTCACTTGATCAGGCACTTGAGGTGGATTCGCGTGATGCCACTGCCAATATGATGATGGGGGTGTTATTGCAGCAGGAAGGCAGTCCGCTTAACATGGAAAAAGCGGATGAGTATTTCCGTAAATCCATTTCGATTGATCCACAAAATGCGCAAGCTCGTAATAATTATGGGACATATTTATATCAGCTTCAGCGTTATAATGAAGCGATTGAACAGCTCAGTATCGCAGGAGCTACACTCGGATATGATCAGCGTTTCCGTGCCTTAGAGAATTTGGGACGGATTTATCTGCAACTGGGTGATGTAGAGAAAGCAGAAAAAGCTTTTAAACAAGCATTACAAGTGAACCGTGACTCTTATGTTTCGATGCTGGAGTTGTCAGAAATTTTTTATTTGCGGCAGCAAATACCGGCAGCTACCCAGCTCTATCAACAGTACGTCACGGCTGTTGGACAAAATAATCAAGGTGCACGTGCACTCTGGTTAGGTATTCGCCTTGGGCGTGCCAATGGTGAAGACATGAACAAGCAGGTTCTGGTGAACCAGTTACGTGCTTTGTTCCCGGATAGCCAGGAATATCAACGTTATTTGCAATTACAGTACAGTACTGAGGCCGTATGGAAGTAAATCCTAATTCACAGCAACCTACTGGTTCAAACGTAGCACCTAATGTTTTAGGAAATGTTCAACGTCCGGGTGAGTACTTGCGTCAAATTCGTGTGGCTCAAAAACTTGAGCTGGCGGATGCGGCAGCTGCTTTAAATATGCCGTTAAAAACTTTAACGGCCTTAGAACAAGATGATTATAAGGCCTTGCCAGAAGCGACCTTTATCAAAGGCTATTACCGTTCTTATGCCAAATTGCTGAAAACTGATGCCACTGCGATTATTCAGCGTTTTGATGAAATTTATGCCAATGATACCGGTCTATTACCCAATCATGCCCTGAACAATTCACCGATTAAAATCATGGGGAAATTGCCAGGTTCCAACAGTGATCGCAAAAAGAAGTGGTTCAAGCGCATAGCGATTGCGATTCTGGTACTGCTTGTGATTGGATTGGCGGTAATGGGTATCCAGAACTGGTCATCAAAGAAAGAGACCACATCAAATTCACAAGCTGCACAATCCAATGTTCAAGTTTTATCTTTGGATAATGCCAATAGCACTTCTGGTGATCAGCTGGTCTTGAGTTTTAACCGTCCAACCTCAATTCATATTGTGGATTCAACCGGTAAGGTACTGGCAACAGGCCGCCAATCAAATACAGTGACATTAAATGGCCAGTCTCCATTCCAGATCCGTTTAGATGATGCAACTGCAGTCTCTTTGACTTTGAACCAGGAACAGATTTCCCTGTCTCCTTATACCGTAAACGGGCAGGCTGATTTCCGTTTATCACGCTAATTCGCAACAGTAGAGCGATAGAATGATTGAGAATCCAATTAAACGTCGTCCAACCCGCAAAATTCGTGTGGGGTCTGTCTATGTAGGTGGTGATGCACCGATTAGCGTGCAGAGCATGACCAATACGGAAACCTGTGATGTCGATGCCACCGTAGCGCAAATCCAGCGATGTGTTGATGCGGGTGCAGACATCATGCGTGTTTCCGTTCCTTCCATGGAAGCGGCACAAGCCTTTGGTGAAATTCGTAAGCGTGTTGATGTGCCCTTGGTTGCGGATATTCATTTTGACTATAAAATTGCGCTCGCAGTTGCCGATCTGGGGGCAGACTGTTTGCGAATTAACCCGGGCAATATCGGTTCGGAACAAAAGATTCGCGAAGTGGTTGCTGCTGCCAAACACCATGATATTTCCATGCGGATTGGGGTGAACGCCGGTTCATTGGAAAAAGACATCCAGAAAAAATATGGCGAGCCAACCGGACAAGCATTGCTTGAGTCGGCAATGCGTCATATCGATATTTTAGACCGTTTGGACTTTCAGGAGTTCAAGGTTTCAGTTAAGGCATCGAATGTATTCCTGACCATGGATGCTTACCGTTTGTTATCGAAACAGATTGATAATCCACTGCATTTGGGTGTAACCGAAGCAGGAATTTACCGTACGGGTACAGTAAAATCTGCGATCGCACTCGGTGGCCTGCTACTCGAAGGCATCGGCGATACCATGCGTATTTCGCTCGCTGCCGAGCCGGAAGATGAAATCAAGGTCGGTTTCGACATTCTGAAATCACTTGGCTTGCGTTCTAACGGCATTAATTTTATTGCCTGCCCAAGCTGCTCACGTCAGGAATTTAACGTGATTAGCGTGATGCAGCAGCTTGAAGAGCGCTTAGAAGATGTGCGCACCCCAATGGATGTTTCTGTGATTGGCTGTAAGGTCAACGGGCCA
This portion of the Acinetobacter sp. GSS19 genome encodes:
- a CDS encoding helix-turn-helix domain-containing protein, producing MEVNPNSQQPTGSNVAPNVLGNVQRPGEYLRQIRVAQKLELADAAAALNMPLKTLTALEQDDYKALPEATFIKGYYRSYAKLLKTDATAIIQRFDEIYANDTGLLPNHALNNSPIKIMGKLPGSNSDRKKKWFKRIAIAILVLLVIGLAVMGIQNWSSKKETTSNSQAAQSNVQVLSLDNANSTSGDQLVLSFNRPTSIHIVDSTGKVLATGRQSNTVTLNGQSPFQIRLDDATAVSLTLNQEQISLSPYTVNGQADFRLSR
- the pilW gene encoding type IV pilus biogenesis/stability protein PilW, which translates into the protein MSAFIAQGCQTHTPGMSKDPEKSVKVRTQLAAEYIRKGDLDAAKRSLDQALEVDSRDATANMMMGVLLQQEGSPLNMEKADEYFRKSISIDPQNAQARNNYGTYLYQLQRYNEAIEQLSIAGATLGYDQRFRALENLGRIYLQLGDVEKAEKAFKQALQVNRDSYVSMLELSEIFYLRQQIPAATQLYQQYVTAVGQNNQGARALWLGIRLGRANGEDMNKQVLVNQLRALFPDSQEYQRYLQLQYSTEAVWK
- the ispG gene encoding flavodoxin-dependent (E)-4-hydroxy-3-methylbut-2-enyl-diphosphate synthase — encoded protein: MIENPIKRRPTRKIRVGSVYVGGDAPISVQSMTNTETCDVDATVAQIQRCVDAGADIMRVSVPSMEAAQAFGEIRKRVDVPLVADIHFDYKIALAVADLGADCLRINPGNIGSEQKIREVVAAAKHHDISMRIGVNAGSLEKDIQKKYGEPTGQALLESAMRHIDILDRLDFQEFKVSVKASNVFLTMDAYRLLSKQIDNPLHLGVTEAGIYRTGTVKSAIALGGLLLEGIGDTMRISLAAEPEDEIKVGFDILKSLGLRSNGINFIACPSCSRQEFNVISVMQQLEERLEDVRTPMDVSVIGCKVNGPGEAKEADIGVVGASPRSLVYRNGEKSHLIDTNQLVDEIESMVRQRVQELEEAKSKEIIRSSS